In Pseudanabaena sp. BC1403, a single window of DNA contains:
- a CDS encoding AlpA family transcriptional regulator: MDTQFCTKKSLCNATGLSNSTFKKYRLQGAWIEGIHWQRVNSRCVLYNLSLILDWLANRSQPEHHQKAIDFYVRSLPSNQGKRRA, encoded by the coding sequence ATGGATACTCAATTTTGTACAAAGAAGTCTTTGTGTAATGCAACAGGACTATCGAACTCGACATTCAAGAAATATCGCTTGCAGGGGGCTTGGATTGAGGGGATTCACTGGCAAAGGGTGAACTCTCGCTGTGTGCTGTATAACTTGTCCTTGATCTTGGACTGGTTGGCTAATCGTAGTCAGCCTGAGCATCATCAAAAAGCAATTGATTTCTATGTGCGATCGCTTCCTTCTAATCAAGGCAAGAGGAGGGCATAA